The Candidatus Hamiltonella defensa 5AT (Acyrthosiphon pisum) DNA window CCCCATGGCCGACAAAATGTGATGTAAAGGGGCTATTTGTGCGCGCAGATCATCCGGCATAGAAGGGCGATGTGCTTTATATTCTGAAAAAAGGGCGCTACGAAAGGTCTCACCAGGGGCATCAAAAACAATGGCCATATTTTGGGGGGAATATTGTAAAAAAAGGCGGCGTAACATATTTAGCACGCCATAAATGGCGCCTGTGGGTTCGCCCTTTGAATTGCTTAAAGGAGGGAACGCATGAAAGGCGCGATATAAATAAGAAGAACCGTCTACCAACAGCAAAATTTGATGAGAGCAATTTTTTACTGACTCAGGAACAACGGCTTCAGAGGCTTGATTATGATTGATGGTAGAAATAGGGAACTCAGGCTGTAACTGATTTTTTGTTTTCCTGGACATCATTTTCTTCATTTCTAATGTGAATAAACAAGGTTTCTCAAAATTTTAATCTACTTTAACTCAATTCCATATGGCATTGTTAACCGGGTCACTTAAAGAGTTTAAGACAAGCAATCGAGAAGAAAGAAAAGAAGGTGACATCGAGTTTATCGAAGCGTAAAGCGAGTCTTTTGTTTTCTTTTATCTTGCCAAAGAAACGTTCAATAGCAATGCGGGTTTGGATATCTTTCTTTATCAATATCATAAGTTTGCCAAACGTGCGTTTGGAAATCGACTTGATGAACGAGAATTTAAGCGTCAGGAACAGAAAATAAAGCTCGCCTGTACGCAGCTAATCTAATTCTCTAATACACTCGAGTGTATTTTTATTTTTAGTAATGTATCTCTTTCTGATTTTGTGAGTTGTTTTAATGTCGATATATGTTCAGGTTTGTCTATTATTTTTTCCTCTTTCTTAAGTTTTTCTCTTAAGATGATGATAAAGTCTTCCATTAAGGGTTGATATTTATGTGCAGCAGAAATCAATGCGGGATCTTCTACATTTTTTCCTACTTTGTAGGCGGTAAACTCCATTATTCCTCGTAAACGTTTTCCAAAAGCTCCTTCCATTTTATTTAGTATTTGTTCTTGTTCTTGTTCTTGTTCTTCTATTACTTTCTCTGAAGCAAAAGGGAAAAGATACCTGGTTATTATTTCACGGTTAAATTCGCGCCGAGCTCCATGATCAAGTAATTCTTTTTCATTATCTTTATTCTTTATTGACCACTCTTTATCTATTTCTTCTATAAGAATTTTAAGATTTTTTAGAAACATATCTTTATTTTCTGTTTTAGCTGATTTTTTTATTTCATTTAAAACGGATATTATTTTTTTTTCGTATATTGGTATGTCATTAACGTAAAAACTGATCTCTCCATCTTTGTATTCGTTTTTATAAAAATTTTTTTGATGTTTTTTTATTGCCCGATTTTTTATTTCCAGAAAAATTTCAATTTTTTTATTCAATGAATTTTTTGGATCTTTGATTCTTTTAAGTAGAAATGATGCATATTCTTTATCTTCTTTATTTTCAAAAAGGGATTTAATATCATTACATACTTTTTTCTCTCGATTTTTTGAAAAAATATTAAATATATTAATATTGCTGGTTTTTCTTAATGATGATAACAAAGAATTTTTCCCATTATCACCAGGAAGACCTTGTTGAGTTACAGAACTTGTTGAACAAGAATTAACATTCATATAATCATCTCTAAAAATAATAGTCATTTAATTAAATAAACTCTTATAAAGAGTCACCCACGCTGGCATGCCTTGTACCAATCGGAAAAAATCCGAAACAGGAGCATAAAGTCTTCATCTGGCTTGTGCCAATGGTTGATTGCTTTCACTCATTTTTAACGGCATCGTATTTCATTTGAAACGATGATATCAAAAAAATGTTTATTTGCATTTATTATATTAAGAATATTAAGATTTTTTATGATTTAGGGTAATGACGAGGTGGCCATTGAGCTGTTGGTCATTCATTTTGTCAACCCTAATCAGCGCGTTTTAATGTACGATGTGAATTATTGATTTAACACTTACTTCTATTGAATTAAATTTTGGTATTCATTTCCAATCCAAAAAATTTACATAGCGTAGTATTGGTTTTACCGATAGGTCTCACAGAAAGCAGGGTTTTTAAAAAATCTAAATTATGATGATGATCTAAACTTTTGCTGATTTCAATATTAAGCCTTTGCTTTAAATTCATTTCAGAGAAAGCAATAATTGGTGAAAGAAGAGGGTTTTCTTTAGTCATTAAACCGAGACCGAGAGAACATAACTGTTCCAGGTTGTCAAAATCTCGCTTTAAAAGCGCCTGTTTCAGAGGCTCAGCTCTAAACTCGCCAACAGTTGCACGTCGGTTAGATAACTTTAGCTTTCCGTCATTAAACTCGGCAACGAAACAATTGTTTCCACGACCTTCTTCCGACGGCAGATCCTTTATTTCAATTAAATTTAACCCACTGAATGCTGGATTTTTAAGATTGTCCTCAAGCATTCTTTGGACTTCTGGCTCGTCAGACATCGTCTGGATTCTTAATTTGATTAGTTTATCTGTATCTAGATATTGTGGGTATTGATAGAGATCGTCTTCGAATTGCTGTGTAACCTGTAAAGTGCATATCCCCTGAAAACAATTTGCATTTTTCTCGCGACTGAGCCAATCAGACTCAAAAATGACATCATCACAGATGACGAATGAAAACGAATATGAAGAGCTGTCGTTATCGTTTATTAATATTTTAAAGTCTTGCTGGTATTCTTCATTGGCTAATTGGCGAAGCTTATCAAAGCGCAATGCCATATTAAAATAAGGCATCTCTTCGAATGTTTTTTCTTCATTGGGTGGACATGCTATTTGCTCATACAATTTTATAATTGTTTCACGTTTTTGGCCGTTACGAAAAAAGCGATCAAATAATCTGTCGATGAGACCCATAAATTGAGCTTCTTTCAAAGAATCAGATTTTAATATTCGGTTTAGTCGTTTATGACTTAATGGATAAGTAAAACATGTGTTTTGACTAAACACTGTGTTGGAAATAGTAGACAAAATTCGATTCTCCAGGTTATTTTTTGCCGAAATAATTTTAAAAAAAGGATTTACGCAAAATGTATCACCTTGAATAAATCCTGTTTATTTATGTTGAATGTAATTCAATTAAAAAAATAATATTTTAGAGAAAAAATATTTTATAAAATACCAAAAATCGGTTATTTCTTACATTTCACCAAAGTAAAAACCATGAAAACATCAGGTGATAACCTGAATATGAGACAAAATTTTCAATAAGCTGGGTGCCGGATTGATATCTTATTTCAATTTTACAAAACACGGTTAATCAAACGATCGATACGTATTCTACACAAACGGCGAATCAGGGTTCGTACTTTGAGGGGATATTGTTGAATACTGTCGAGTTCCAAGTAGTTCTGGATCACTTTAGTATGCTTTTGGATACATTTTAATTCTTTGACTCTTTGATGTCTTAGCTCCTGTTTCGGATCCCGGATTAAAAGAGCATTTTCTAAATCAAAATGCCAGGCTCTGAGATTCAGGTTACTACCGGTCAGCAATTGCCACTCATCATCAATCCAGATCCCTTTGATATGAAAACTGTGAGCTTCGTGTTTCCATAATCGAACGATCAGATTACCCTTATCGAGATAAGGCTGCATTCGTTTTAAAAAGCGCGTTAAATTGATTTCATACAGGTAAGGTAAAATGGAAATCATTTTAAAGGGTTGATCGGGAAGGGTATAAAAATCATTCGCTGTTTTATCCCCTACTATAATTTTTACTGTCTTGCCTTCTTTGAGCAGAGACGTGATATTCCGTTTTATTGAGGAAGGTAAATTAAAATAAGGGGTGCAAATACTGAGTTGTTTTTGAGTTGAAGAGATAAGGTATTCAATGGTTTTATTCAGCATATTTTTTTTGCCTAATCCGACCAAAGGGGTAACTGATAATTCATCTTGACTGGCATAACACAAATTCTCTGTAACAGAATAATTGGCTTGTCTTAATGAAAAACGCAAGCGTTGCACGTGATATTTCATGTCACAAATTTTATGTCTTGTTTTGCTATTCAATGGTTGTACAGCATTTGAACTCAAAATATGTATTTTGAGATAATTGATCATGAGCAAGGCTAATTTAGCGTTTTTTATCAGTTGATAACGATCGTAACGATATTTGCTCCCTTGATGAAGATAAACATTATTGATGCTGGCACCACTGTAAATCACCGTATCATCAATCATGATTCCTTTAAGATGCATGACTCCGAGGGCTTCTCGTGTATTCACGGGAATGCCGTAAACAGGCAAAAATACCTCTGAATTTTTTTTTGCCATTTCATAATACCAATCCGCATTATTGTGTTCTGACATGACACCAATACGGCCACGTTGGGCACGATGCCAATCTACCAGCACACAAATATCTAACTCTGGGCGTTTTTTTTTTGCTTGATACAAAGCAGACAATACATCGTGTCCTGCTTTATCCTTTTCCAGATAAAGTACGGCCATATAGATACGTTGAGTGGCTTGCGCGATCATCTGTAGCAGAGTGGTTCGAAAAACGGTTGGGCAATACAGCGTTTTAATGTGATCAACTGATTGGGAAAGTTTGGGCATTTGTGCAAGTTGTTGTGTGTGTTTTTTGCGCTTAAATTTTGACAACATGACCGTGCCTGTCTTCCCTTTTGGTTAGACCTCTTTCAAAAAACTGTTGAGAGAGGGCTGTGAATTCAAGATGCTCGGAGCGTAGATAGCGCGGAGTGTACACAAAGTAGATTAGGATGGCGAGCATCCTGTCTTTTTTCAAAGCGCCCTTTTTAAAACAAAAATGAAATCACACGATTGGCATGATTTAAAAATGAGGGTTCCTGTGCACTGATATGAAATTCCTTTATAATCCCTGCTTTTTTGAGATCCCTCATATTATGGATCTGCTTGACATCAAACGAAATAAAAAAAGGATCCGTTATGCGTACTCATTGTTGTGGGGAATTAAGTCTCTCTGTCCTAAATCAAACGGTTTGTTTGTGTGGCTGGGTCGATCGACGACGTGATTTGGGAGGCCTGATTTTCATCGATATGAGGGATTTTTCTGGCATTGTGCAAGTTTTTTTTGATCCTGAACAACAAGCGCTGTTTGAACAGGCTTCCTCTCTAAGAAATGAATTTTGCATTCAAATCACAGGAAAAGTGAAGGCTCGTCCTCATCATCAAATCAATCAAAAAATGTTGACAGGGGCGGTAGAAGTTTTTTCAGAGAATTTGACGATCATCAACTGTTCTGAGCCACTGCCTCTTGATCGCAACCAAAATAATACTGAAGAACAAAGACTCAGATATCGCTATTTGGATTTAAGGCGTCCAGAGATGTTGGCACGTTTAAAAACCCGTTCAAAAATCACCTCTTTTGTGAGGCAGTTTTTAGATAAAGAAGGATTTTTGGATGTTGAAACCCCGACTCTGACCAAAGCAACACCAGAAGGCGCTCGAGATTATTTGGTGCCGAGTCGGGTTCAGAAAGGAAAATTTTATGCTTTGCCTCAATCCCCCCAGCTGTTTAAACAGCTATTGATGGTGTCTGGCGTTGATCGCTACTATCAAATCGTCAAATGTTTTCGTGATGAAGATCTTAGAGCGGATCGTCAGCCTGAGTTTACCCAGATTGATATTGAAACTTCTTTTATGACGGCTCAACAGGTACGAACCGTGACAGAAAAATTGATACGTCAATTGTGGTTACAGATCAAAAATATTCATTTGGGCGCGTTCCCTGTGATGACTTTTGAGGAAGCGATTCGACGCTTTGGCTCCGATAAACCCGATTTGAGGAATCCATTAGAGCTGGTGGATCTTGATGATGTGCTCAAAAATGTAGATTTTAAGGTATTTTCTGAGCCTGCCAATGATGCTCATAGCCGAGTTGTCGGCATCAGAGTGCCTAACGGAGCAGATATCAGTCGTAAACAAATCGATGAATATACCGCCTTTGTGCATATTTATGCTGCGCGAGGATTGGCCTGGTTAAAAATAAAACAGGCGGATGCAGGGCTCGAAGGCATCCAAAGCCCGATAGCAAAATTTTTGAGCCCTGAAATATTGGAGCGCATTTTAAAGCGGACGCAAGCAAAAGATGGCGATCTCCTCTTTTTTGGGGCAGATAAAAAGAAAATTGTGACCGATGCGATGGGGGCTTTACGCTTAAAACTGGGGCTTGATCGCCAATTGACGCAACTTGATCGATGGGCGCCATTATGGGTCATCGATTTTCCCATGTTTTCAAACGACACGGAGACAGGTTTGACGGCGATGCACCATCCCTTTACGTCGCCTAAAAATACGAATTTATCTGAATTTGCTGCAAACCCAGAAACGGCGCTGGCGAATGCCTATGATATGGTCATTAATGGTTATGAGGTCGGTGGCGGCTCTGTGCGTATTCATCACTCTGATCTGCAACAACAGGTATTTTCATTGATTGGAATTGAAGCGAACCAGCAAAAACAACAGTTTGGTTTTTTACTGGAAGCATTAAAATATGGGGCGCCTCCTCATGCTGGAATCGCTTTTGGTTTAGATCGCCTGGTCATGTTGTTGACAGGAACCAATAACATACGAGACGTTATCGCTTTCCCTAAAACGACTGCAGCAGCTTGCCTTATGACGGATGCTCCGAGCTTTGCATCGGATTCCTCATTGCAAGAGTTATTTATCGATGTGGTAAAAAAAGAAAAAAAATAAACCCCAAATTTTATAGATACTTATACTTTTTAAAAAATAAAGGGCGTTTTATGGCAGGTCACAGTAAATGGGCCAACACCAAGCATCGAAAAGCGGCTCAAGATGCGAAAAAAGGAAAGATTTTTACTAAAATCATTCGTGAATTAGTCACCTCCGCCAGATTAGGGGGAGGAGATCCAGCCTCTAATCCTCGCTTACGCACGGCCATTGACAAGGCATTATCTCATAACATGACGAGGGATACCTTGAACAGAGCGATTGCGCGTGGTATTGGCGGAGGCGAAGACAGTCATATGGAAAATATTTTGTATGAAGGCTATGGTCCTGCCGGTACAGCGGTAATGGTTTCTTGCTTAAGCGACAATCGTAATCGTACTGTGTCTGAGGTTCGTCATGCATTTACAAAAACAGGCGGCAATTTGGGCACCGGTGGTTCTGTTTCTTATTTGTTTACTAAAAAAGGGGTTTTTTCTTATGCGCCAGGTTTAAACGAGGATCAGGTGATGGAGCTGGCTTTAGAATCAGGCGCAGATGACATTATGGTTTACGACGATGGAGCGATAGATATTTTCAGCTCGCCAGAGTTTTTTGAAACGATTAAAAAGACGTTGGAAACCGCAGGTTTGATGGCTTCCACAGCTGAGATCTCGATGATACCTTCAACAAAAATAGATTTAAACCTGGAAAATGCACAAAGATTACTTCGTTTGATCGATATGCTGGAAGATTCCGATGACGTACAAGAGGTCTATCACAATGGAGATTTCTCTGACGAGATTTCCGCCGCTTTGTTTTTTAAAAACACAAAGCCATAGAGATCATGCCCATCATTTTAGGGATCGACCCCGGTTCTCGTATCACCGGCTATGGGGTGATCTCTGAGAAAAAAAATCAACTGATTTACCTGGGCAGTGGCTGCATCCGCACTTTAGATAACGGATTACCCCATAAATTAAAGCTGATTTATGCGGGGGTGACAGAAATTATTTCTCAATTTAGGCCTGATTTTTTTTGTATAGAACAGGTTTTTATGTCAAAAAACGCGGACTCGGCGTTAAAATTAGGCCAAGCGCGAGGGGTCGCTATAGTCGCGGCGGCCAATCAGAATTTGCCTGTATTTGAATATGCCGCCAGGCAAGTAAAACAAACCGTGGTTGGCAACGGTGCTGCGGATAAAAAACAAGTTCAGCACATGGTTCGTTATCTATTAAAACTCCCCTCTGCGCCAAACACCGACGCAGCCGACGCCTTGGCAATAGCGATTACGCATTCTCATCTTTACGCATTTCACGCACATTAACTCTGTGAGAATTCTATGGCTTAAAGCACAATCCGAACTGAATGATAGATAGGTTGAGGAGATGAGGCTGGCGTCAGATGTGATGATAATTAATATAATTTTAGAAAAAAAGAGATTTAGACGGGCGGCTATAACGTATGGTGCCCAGACTCGGAATCGAACCAAGGACACGAGGATCTTCAATCCACTGCTCTACCAACTGAGCTATCTGGGCAATCGCGCGCATTAAATCGTATTGTCTCTGTGTCGTCAACGAATTTTTTTGAAATCACACAAAAACCTGGAAGTTAGGACTGATAAAAATTACAAAAAGTGAATTTTTTAATATTACACATCAGAAAATGCAATTATTCATAAATAAATATGATGCATTTTAGAAAAATATTAAAAAAAAGTATCATTTACTTTTATTTTTTGCTATGTTGATGTCTTCATTTGTGTTGCCACATATTGGCACCCCTTTTTCAAGTTACGCTTGCAGAGGGGCTTTTTATTTGTCTCAAGCAGAGACTAATATTCAAGAAAAACTCATAGAGTGAATAAGTGATAGATATGTTGAATTTATCAATGCTTTAAATTCCTGTAGTGTCGAAGTTATTTTTAAAAAATGTTGAGAGGTCTCATTCTATTTGAGGTTATTTTATCAAGGGGATCAGCTGATCATGTTTTTTTGAATCTATTTTTATTTTAAATAGATCTTCAATAAGCATTTCAATATATTCGTATATAATATTCTCTAATTTTTAAAAAATATTTTTTTTTGCTTAAAAAAGCTTTAAAAAATTTTTTATATTAAATTTAATTGGTACAGTGATAAAAAATAAAAACAAATTTTATTTTTTTAAATAAAAGACCAATATTTCAATACATTTTAATCAAAAATTGACCGGGATGAAATTTTGTTTAAAAAATAGCAATCAATGATTACTTAGTGATATTTTTAATAACAATGATTGCTGATACCGTGTCGTTTTTAAATGGAGATAAAAATGATAAAAATATTTGATATAAATTACACTCTACTATCTGAAAAAAAATCAAATGAGCTGTTTTGTATCAGGAAACAGATATTTAAAGATCGGCTTGATTGGTCTGTTACTTGTAACAATAATATGGAATATGATAATAAAAATGCCACTTATATTTTGGGTATTTATTCCGATCAAGTAATATCTGGACTCAGATTTATTGATATGAAAAATAACAATATGATCACAGGCGCTGAATTTGATTCTTTTTTTGAAAAAAAAGAGGTGATTAAAGAAAATCATCTTGATGCCAGTCGATTATTTATCGATAAAGAAAAAATTAAAAATCTTGATTTAAATACTTATCCACTCAGCGCCATGCTTTTTTTAGCTATGATTAATTATGCTATCACTTTTCTTTATGACGGAATTTATGCAGTTGTTAGCCAACCCATGTTGATTATTTTTAAACGTTCAGGATGGCTTATAAAGGTTATAGAGCATGGTATTTCAGAAAAAAAAGAGAATGTCTATTTGATCCATATGCCTGTAGATAAAAAAAATCAAAAAATTTTAATCGATTATGTCAATCGAATGAATATAAAAAAGAATATCTCTAAAAAGAATATCTCTAATATTACCGATCTTTATAATTGGCCCTTATGTTTTGGTATCTGAAAAAACAGGTTTAATCAGTTTTAATTCAACTCCAAGTCTGATGGCATGCTTTCCATTTATAACACCTAGCTTTTTCACCACATTGCCCATATGAAATTTGACGGTACCTAATTTGATGCCAAGAATCATTGCAATTTCTTCGTATGTTTTTCCTACACTAGACCAATACAGAATTTCATTCTCTCGTGTAGAGAACATTTCTTTGTCTTCTCTTTTGTGGTGTTTAATATCCATCTCTTTATAAAGAAAAAGCATTTTATCATGTACAGTAATCAGTAACGTTTGAAGTTTATCTTTATTAGATATGATTAATTCATTAAGTGCTGCTATATAATCTTGATCTGCCATCATGGATAATAGTGCGAGGTTATTTTTATGATCATGAACAATAAACGTATACCCATGAGTAATATTATAGGTTTTTGACATTTTGAATATTTTAGAAAGTTTGAGATTTAAGTTGATCATAATATTTTCATCCCAAGAAAAGGAGGTGATCCTGTTAAGTGACATAATAATGATGGGATCAATATTTTGATATTTATTTTGAATATAAAATTCAAACCAAATCGGGTGACTGGTAATAATGGATATCTCTGTAATATTTTTTTTATTTAAAATAACATAAGCATATTTTATGTTGCCATATTTCTTTAATTCGTTATCTAAATAATTTTTAATTGCATTATTAATGGTTCCATTGTTAAAAAACATTCCTCTCCCTCTCTCATTTAACCTTAATTTGACATTAAATGACTCATTTTATTTCATTAAATCAAATTACGCTAATTCCTTACGGGCATTACGAAAAATTCGCATCCAAGGGCTGTCTTCTCCCCACGCTTTAGGATGCCAAGAGTGCGTGACCGTTCTAAAAACCCGATCTGGATGTGGCATCATGGCGGTGACCCTGCCATCTTTGCTTGTGATACCCGTAATGCCACCCATCGAACCATTAGGATTGGCGGGATATTGCTGCGTCGTTTGCCCGAAATGATCGATAAAGCGTAACGTCACCAGATGCTCGTTCTCCAAGGCCTCTAAATGCGCCTGATCTTTGATTTGAACCCTTCCTTCACCATGCGAAACGGCGATCGGCATATGTGAGCCCTCCATGCCTTTCATCCATAAAGAAGCGCTTTTTTCTACTCTGACCAAACTCAAACGCGCCTCAAAACGTTCCGACACATTATTTACAAAATTTGGCCACTGTTCCGCACCCGGGATCAGCGCTTTTAAATGTGAAAGCATTTGGCATCCATTACAGATCCCTAACGCCAGCGTCTGTGAGCGATGAAAAAAATCAAAAAATACGGCCTTTATTTTTGGATGAAATAAAATCGACTTGGCCCAGCCCCCTCCAGCGCCTAATACATCACCATAAGAAAACCCCCCACAGACGCCCATAGCCTGGAAAGCGCTTAAATCTTGCTCGCCAGAAATCAGGGAGCTCATCCTCACGTCAACAGCCTCAAAACCCGCACGATGAAAAGCCGCGGCCATCTCAACCTGGGAATTCACGCCTTGCTCTCTTAATACCGCCACTCTGGGTTTTATTTTTAATCCAATGTAAGGCAAAGTGATATCTTCACCAGGATCAAAACTCAGTTTAGCGTTTAAACCCGGATCCGATTCATTTTGTTTCGCTTGATGCTCCTGATCTGCGCAATCTGGATTATCTCGTAAACGCTGCATTTGCCAGGTCGTCTCAGCCCACCAGCGGCGTAAAGTACCACGTTTTTCACTGTATATCGTTTTTAGACCTTGACGAATCACAAACGCTTCTCCTGGGATTGCGTGGCCCAAGTCATGCACGAGATCTGCCAAACCATATTCTGAAAAAATGTGCTTGACTGCCGATCGATGAGGGGCCGCAATTTGAATGACTGCCCCCAGTTCTTCATTAAATAAAGCCGCCAAGGCATCTTCGCCCAGTGATTGAATGTCTATCTCCAGGCCACAATGACCCGCAAAGGCCATTTCCGCCAAAGTCACGAATAGACCCCCATCTGAACGATCGTGATACGCCAGGAGCATTTGTGCCTGTACCAACTTTTGGATCGCGTTAAAAAACGCAGCTAATTGGGATGTGTTACGCACATCCGCGGTATGATCTCCCAGTTGCCGATAGACCTGAGCCAGCGCCGTGGCACCGAGCGCGTTCTTTCCTGCACCGAGATCAATCAAAAATAACGCATTGTCGTTTTTTTCATTCAGATGCAGCTGAGGTGTGACCGTACGTCTCACATCCTGAACAGGCGCAAAAGCGGTGATCACCAGCGATAAAGGCGATGCCATTTCACGACATTGCTCCCCTTCTTTCCAGGCCATTTTCATTGACATGGAATCCTTTCCGACAGGAATGGTGAGCCCTAATTCTGGACAGAGACCTTCGCCGATGGCTCGCACGGCATCATATAAACCCGCGTCTTCCCCCGGGTGCCCAGCCGCTGACATCCAATTGGCAGAAAGCTTAATCCGTTTGAGTTCACCGATCTGGGTTGCGGCGATGTTGGTCAGCGCTTCTCCTACTGCCAGGCGTGCCGAGGCAGAAAAATCAATCAGCGCGACAGGCGCACGTTCCCCAATAGACATGGCTTCACCATGATAGCTGTCAAAACCTGCTACAGTGACAGCGCAATCGGCCACCGGCACTTGCCAGGGCCCCACCATTTGATCTCGACTGACCATGCCTGTCACCGTACGATCGCCGATAGTGACTAAAAAGGTTTTCTCTGCAACGGCCGGTAAATGCAATACTCTTTTCACGGCTTCTTGAATAGAGATATCGCTTGTGTTGAATTCGTGATCAGGCGCAGACAAACGCACGACATCTCTTTTCATTTTGGGCATGTTGCCCAGCAACAATCCCAATGGGAGATCAATCGGTGCATCATTAAAAGCACGGTCTTTGAGCAAGAGGTGTTTTTCTTGAGTCGCTTTACCTATCACGGCATAAGGCGCTCGCTCACGACGGCAAATCGCCTCAAATTCTGCCATGTTTTCTGGCGAAACCGCCAAAACATACCGCTCTTGAGATTCGTTGCACCAAATTTGTAACGGGCTCATACCCTGCTCATCGATTGGAATGTCTCTTAATTCAAAAATCCCCCCTCGATCTCCATCGCTGATTAATTCAGGCATAGCATTAGACAACCCACCTGCCCCCACATCATGAATAAATAAAATGGGATTGTTCATGCCGCGCTGCCAGCAACGATCGATCACTTCCTGACAACGGCGTTCCATTTCTGGGTTGTCTCTTTGTACCGAGGCATAATCCAAATCATTATCGGATTCTCCCGATACCATAGAAGAAGCAGCGCCTCCGCCTAATCCAATGTTCATGGCGGCTCCACCCAGCACAATTAATTGCGCTCCCAC harbors:
- the purL gene encoding phosphoribosylformylglycinamidine synthase, coding for MEILRGAPALSTFRIKKLLDGFQNQCSSNSIKSIHTQYVHFAHLHETLDEHETAVLKALLRYGPTHHQTDQHTGRLLLITPRLGTISPWSSKATDIAHHCGLSRVARLERGVAFYVQAQEMTDSDWASLISLLYDPMTEQVLTDLKQAQALFDAHPPSVLNHIRILEQGRHALEKANTALGLALAPAEIDYLFETFMTLGRNPKDVELYMFAQANSEHCRHKIFNADWVIDGVAEDRSLFDMIKNTFLKTPEYLLSAYKDNAAVMQGFEVGAFFPSPENATYVYHQKEMHILMKVETHNHPTAISPWPGAATGAGGEIRDEGATGRGGKPKAGLVGFSVSNLRIPHFEQLWEENFGKPAHIASALNIMTEGPLGAAAFNNEFGRPNILGYFRTYEEQVCSHNGTELRGYHKPIMLAGGIGQIAAEQVKKAEIPVGAQLIVLGGAAMNIGLGGGAASSMVSGESDNDLDYASVQRDNPEMERRCQEVIDRCWQRGMNNPILFIHDVGAGGLSNAMPELISDGDRGGIFELRDIPIDEQGMSPLQIWCNESQERYVLAVSPENMAEFEAICRRERAPYAVIGKATQEKHLLLKDRAFNDAPIDLPLGLLLGNMPKMKRDVVRLSAPDHEFNTSDISIQEAVKRVLHLPAVAEKTFLVTIGDRTVTGMVSRDQMVGPWQVPVADCAVTVAGFDSYHGEAMSIGERAPVALIDFSASARLAVGEALTNIAATQIGELKRIKLSANWMSAAGHPGEDAGLYDAVRAIGEGLCPELGLTIPVGKDSMSMKMAWKEGEQCREMASPLSLVITAFAPVQDVRRTVTPQLHLNEKNDNALFLIDLGAGKNALGATALAQVYRQLGDHTADVRNTSQLAAFFNAIQKLVQAQMLLAYHDRSDGGLFVTLAEMAFAGHCGLEIDIQSLGEDALAALFNEELGAVIQIAAPHRSAVKHIFSEYGLADLVHDLGHAIPGEAFVIRQGLKTIYSEKRGTLRRWWAETTWQMQRLRDNPDCADQEHQAKQNESDPGLNAKLSFDPGEDITLPYIGLKIKPRVAVLREQGVNSQVEMAAAFHRAGFEAVDVRMSSLISGEQDLSAFQAMGVCGGFSYGDVLGAGGGWAKSILFHPKIKAVFFDFFHRSQTLALGICNGCQMLSHLKALIPGAEQWPNFVNNVSERFEARLSLVRVEKSASLWMKGMEGSHMPIAVSHGEGRVQIKDQAHLEALENEHLVTLRFIDHFGQTTQQYPANPNGSMGGITGITSKDGRVTAMMPHPDRVFRTVTHSWHPKAWGEDSPWMRIFRNARKELA